TGATCAAAAAACCAGTTTCAATTCCAGATAATTTCATATAAGTTAATATTTGAGCCTTATGAATACCTTTGACTTCTTCAACACTTTTTAACTCAATAATAATCTCATCTTCAATCAATAAATCAATTCTATATCCACAATCCAACATAATACCCTTATATTTGACAGGTAGAGTTTCCTCAATTTTGAACTTAATATTATTTAAAGTTAATTCGTGAGCTAAACATTGTTTATAAGTACTTTCAAGAAGACCAGGACCAAGTGCTTTATGAACTTCTATCGCACATCCAATAACTTTATTTGACAAATCACTAAACTTCATAAGTATTTACTCTCCTTATTTTTATAAATTCATAAAAGTAATCGAACTATAACTCAGAATTTACTTCTTCGCTTCATTCCCTTCAACTCTTTATGTGTAACCCTCTCTTAACTACCATTATCAACATGAAGTTAATGAAGTACTTGAAGATTAAATTGTAATTTTTCTCTCTTCTCTTATATCACTTATTTTCCCTTCATTTTCTGTTACTATCCAGTTGCATCTATTGTATTTTAAAATGCAACAAAATTAGTCTAGTAATAAAAAAGGGGATTGAACTCCCCATTTTTATTTTATCAGTGTCATTTTTCCAGCTAGAATTTGACTATCAAACTTAATCTTGTAGTAATATATACCAGATGATAATCCTGTACCGTCAAATTTGTAGCTATTTAATCCCATATTCGAGTTTATCTCTTCAGTCAAAACAGTAGATCCATTAACATCAAAAACCGAGATAAATATTTTACCTGATTTAGGCATAGTAAAATTTATTGTTGTAGTTGGATTGAATGGATTTGGATAATTTTGAGTAATTGAAAACTCTTTTACTTCATTACCTTCAACGACATCACTACTGCCACCATCAAGAGTTTTATAAATTCTATTTTTATACGAGAACCAGCCAGTCTGAGGACTAGAGAAATGTACATCGTTTATGTTTCCATATAGATCTGCAACACTAATCGGTTCCCAATTGTATCCACCATCAACCGATTTGAGTAAAGGTGAGCTTAAATCAGAGTTGCTACTATATATTGTACAATATGCTGTAAGTTCGTCAATAGCTTCAAAAGAGTTTATTCCCAGCGCATTTGTATTGTTAGAGATTTGTTGGGTATACCAATCCATTTTAATATCTTTTCCTTGGAAACAACTAGTTAATAAGATTGACAGTCCATCATTGGTTTTGATGGGGGATATTATAAGAAGTTCATCAGTTAAATCGATTCTATTACAATCCGAATCATTGACATCCAAATCAAGGATATGTATCCATGAATCACCACCATCATTTGTTAATAAAAGGACTTTTTGAGTTTCATTTTCGAAAATAGCAAATCCATATAATGCGTTCCTAAAATTGAAATCGATTAGTTTCATGTTATTGTAATCTAAAGTTATCCAATCTTGACCAAAGTTAACTGATTTAGCCAGATAGTAACTATTATTCTGGTAAGAATTTATATAAATAGTGCTATTATCTATGATTTGAGATTTAGAAATATAATCGAATCCCAAATTTCTTACATCCCAACTATCTCCAGCATTGGTAGTATAATAAAATTTGTCTTTAAAAAAAGCATAACCTGTTCCATCGTCAAAAATTTTCATTTCTTTACAATAATTATAACTTGATACTTCAAAATCACATAAATTCCAACTATTTCCATTATCTGTAGACAAGTAAACTCCATCAGTACCAGAAAACCAAATCTTCTCATCATTGTAAGAAAATATTTTCCATATAGGACTACTATAAAAATTATCTCTACCACTCCAGGTTAATCCTCCATCATTTGAATGTAAAATATCCCCTCCACTACAACAGACATATCCATTATTGGCATCAATAAATTTCATTTCATAAACTATATTATCTATAAAATCTGGTAAACAAGATATCGAGCTATAGTTGTATTGACTTGAATTCTCGTTAAATTCAAAAACTCCTCCTTGCTTAGACTCTCCGTTTAATACGCCACATAAAGCCCAACCATTGTTTTCGTCAGAAAAAAAGACTTTATCAATGCCATCACTTGTTTCAAGAGTAATATCCCATGTTTCACCACCATCAAATGTAGTAAAACAGTATCCATAAAACCAAACATAAGGACTGAATTGTGTTTTTTCTAAAGATAGTGTACCTAAATTGTCATTTGCAAAATCAAGGTCAGTAATAACACCTCCATCGTATATACAAAAATCTAAAGTTATATCTAAAATCAACTCAAATGAAAATCTGTCAAACTTCAGAAAGTGACTATCAGTGGTGGTACAATAAATGTAATTTTCAGTACAAGTAAGGTTATTAATTTGATAATTGTTTGGGATTACAAATTCTGAAACTAAGAGGTAGTTACTGAAAATAGAGATATAATCTGATGAAAATCTATTTCCGATATAAATATTCTCACCATATGTATCGCAATCAATATAGTTGATAGATATCAAATCATACCATGTTTCTCCAGCATTGACAGTGAAATAGATTGATCCGTCACTTATTGCATATCCAGTAACATCATCAGTGAATGCAACTTTTTTAAGGTTTTGAGTTATTTCAGATTCAATAACTGTCCAGTTCTTACCACCATCTTCAGTTTTGATGATTAAGCCATTATCACCTACAGCGATACCATTCTGTGAATCGAAAAAATGAGAGCTTCTGATATCCTCACAAAAATCCAAAGGGTAAATTTTATTCCATTCCTCAGCTTTAAGCGATGAGATCAAAAAAATCAACAATACAAACATTAGCTTCTTCATGATTACTCCAATATAATATTTTTCTAAACTCCTTAAAGTAAATAGTTCACTTCAAATATTATGAATATTACATTCTAATCGAAAATGTACAGTTATGCAATTGAAATTAAAATATTTTTTACAGAAATTTAATGATTCAATATTTTTTTATCATTTTAATGCAATTTGTAGATTTATATAGTGCCTGCCTGAAAACAGGCTAAAATGTCAAATATAAAAGAGACTAAGCTATATCTCTATACAAAACTACATATAATCAGCTAAAGTCGTCATCATAATTCTAGCACCAACATTAAGTGCCATACTATACACGGCCTCATTTTTTGTATATTCCATCATTGCATCTGCAATATCGGTATCTTTTATCCTAGATAGTGCATCATTTAGCTCAATCTTGTCAGTTTCTAATATCTCTTTCGTAATATCCAGTCTCGTATATATTGTACCAGATTTACTTTGCCAGGCAGTTACATTTTGCATAGCATCAACAAGATCATCAATCTGACTTCCACTAGAATCTCTATCACCTGAGAATAGTCCATCTCTAACCTTGATTATCGAAGTAAAAAGGTCTCCAGTTCCATCTGGTCCATTTGGCATAAAAGCGTCAGTTCCATTAACTGCAATATTTACTATTTCGCTCGATGAAATACGCCTACTCATTGAACCGTCTATATTTATATTATTATGATTACTATCATTAGAAATGCTATTGATTAAATCTCCATTTTTATCGAGATAAAGACCAGTCATTGAACCGTCTTCTTCTTCCTGAAAATGAACATAAGTAGGCCTTTGAGGATTTCCATCTTCAAAACCAGCAAAAACAGCTACACTTGTCATCATACCTTTTTCATCACGTACAGCCATGAACGGAGCAGCATTAATAACATCACCATTAAATATATGTTTACCATTATATGAATTATTGGTAAGTTTTAGGACTTCTTCCAATTCTTGATCTATTAGTCTTGCCAGTGTATCTTTTTCACTTTGAGTTATTGTGTCATTATCTCCCTGAATTGCTTTAGAATACACACTTTGAGTCAATTCTTTAACTTGTCCAAGAACTTGTGTTGTGTGTGCTATCCATTCTCTTCCACTGTCAGCATTTTCAATCCACTGTGTAGTTTGACCTATTTGTTGGTCATATCTTATAGCTAATCCGGCATTAAACGGATCATCTGAAACCTTATGAATTCTTTCACCTGAAGAGAGATCATCATTTAATTTGTATAATTTATTCATCTGTTCTGTCAGACGATTTTTAATATTCGCCTGCATCATATTCGAAGTTATTCTCATTTTAATACTCCTAAACTATGGATAGAAGAACTGTCATCATCTCATTGGCTTTAGATAATAATTTTGCTGCAGCACCATATGATTGTTGATATATGATCATATTGGATAATTCTTCATCTGCGTCGACTTGACTTACTTCATTTTTTTTGTTTTCCAAAAAAGTAACAAAATCAGTTTCTACTGATTCTAATCTTTCTGCTTCGTTTACCAGGTTACCGAGAGTTAATATTGTTCCCAAATAATACTCTTTAAAAGTTTGAGTGCTATTATCCATTAGTCTTTCATTTGCTAAAGCGGACATAAGAATTGCTCCGTCACTATTTCCATGAGAGCCCTGATTTCTAGATACAGATATGTAGCTTACGCTTTCTTCAATATTTTTATCTAAAGACATAGTATATATATCAAGTCCGCTTGAATCAAAAAAATTATATCCCTTGTTTCCTTCAAGGTTGTAACTTTCTTTATGAATGCTATTAACATTTTCTACAATTGCTTTTACAAGATTGTTTAGTTCCTCTTCAAGTTGAGGAATTGTTTCGTCTCTGGTATTTAGAAGTGCTTTTAATTTACCGTTATTTATCTGAACTTCATTGTCTTCTCTATCCCAAAACAGTTGTGAATTTGATTCTGAATCAGTTCTGGTGTATATTTGATTTCTATCAATACCTTCCACTACAACTATTCCATTAGAAAAAATCAGCATATCTCCATTTTCTTTTTCTGTGATTTTAATATCCATTTTTTTAGATAAATCACTTACAGCTTTATCTCTTCTATCAAGTAATGTTGAAAATTCAGACGTATTCATTTGAGATTTTGTAATCTGCTTGTTTACATCTGCTATCTCATTTATTAAAAGATTGATCTCAAAAACTTCATCCTGAATCTGTTTGTTTAAACTCTCCTTAGTTTGAGAAAGCTGAGTACCCACAATATTAAATTGCTTAGCTAATCTATCCCCACTATCTCTAACCAAAGTTCTTGAAGCCTGATTTTCCAAATCTTGTGACAGATCTTCCCATGAGTTAAAAAAAGTGTCCATTGCATTACTAATTGCTCCGTCATTAGGCTCATTCATAATTTTTTCGATCAATTCAAGTTGATGGTGTTCTTCTTCCCATCTTCCAAGGGATGGATTCTCCTCTATAATCTGCTGATAATGAAAAGAATCTCTCATACGTCTGATAGTGCTTGAAATTAGACTCATTTCATATGTAGTATTACTAGACTGCATAACCGTAGTTGCTTCTGTTACTACACCTTGTCTTGAATAACCTTCTGTATTAACATTATTGATGTTATTACCGGTCACACTCATTCTAAGTCGAGCTTGATCCAGACCTCTTCTACCAGACTCCATTATTGCATTAATGGTGTATGAGTTGTAGTTAACTTTCATATGTTTCTGTCTACCAATCTTTTTACAGGTTGATTAAAATTTGAATAGTTTCCGCTCAAGCCATAAGTTGTATTCATTCCAGTGTACTCCTTAAAGGCTGTCAGACTTTTGGATATTAAAGTATAGGATTTTTTTATTAAGACCCTATTTTCCAAAATTTTGCTATTTACCTCAACCCACAATCTTTTTACTTTTTTACTGAGAACTTTTGTTTTTATCTTCTCATTTTCTGGTAAATAATCGATTATTTCACTTACTTTTTTCTTTCCAAACAATTTAAATTCAGCCGATATCTTTCCTACAATTTTGAAGTAATTTATATTCTGTTTTTCCAAAGTAGAAAGCAATAACTCCTCTTCTTTAATAGAGTTGATAAATAATTCAACATTTGAGAACATTACATTTTTCCGTTGATCTTCCAGAACAGTTTTTAGGTTCTCCAATGTTTGTATATTTTGTTGAAGTAGTTCTATCAATGTGTATTCCATGAAATCCTCCAATTTCTATTGTTAAGTTGCAAATTTTAAGCCATATTCCAGAATTGTAACGATTAAGAGACTTTTATAAATATTACTACCTGAATTTAATGATTGTTTATGTAATAATAAGTATTTATAATACAGATATATATAAATCACGATCAGGTCAAAATGAAAAGCTTTTCCACCTATGTTTATAGAAACTTTTTTATAACAATAGTTATCTCCTCTATTTTAATTTTGATGGTTTTATTTTATGAACAAAAATTTGTTTTTGAAAAGTTTCAAAAAAATATGAAAGAAACTTCAATAGATAAATATAAAATGCTTTTAGATGGAGAAGTAACTTTAGTGGAAAGCTATATCAATAAGAGAATCGCAACTAGTGACAGTTTGATGTATTCCCGTATTGATGGTAGAGCACAAATGACTTTTAAGATAGTGAAACAAATCTATGAACTTCATAAAAACAATAAGAATCTTAATGCAAGGTCAAATCTTGTAGAGATCATTGATTCTTTGAAGTACAACGACAGATATGGCTATATTTTCATAAATGATATTTATGGGAATGAAATTTACAATCCAGTTGTTAATGAGTCTGAACTTAAAAACCTGCAGAATTATAAAAGAATTTCATCATGGATAATCAATAATCTTAAAAATAAACTGGTAAAAACAGGAGATAATATTGCTCTAGAGTACGAGTGGACAAAATCAACAAAAGATGATTTTAACCATTTAAAACGTTCGAGAATCTATTATCTAAAGGAACTTGGTTGGTATGTAGCTTATGGTGAGTACTACGATGAAAATATTGATGAACTAAAAAATGAACTTCTTGCTTTTTTAGAAAAAGTTGAATTAGCTGGTAATAGATATATTTTTTCTGGGAATTACAAAGGAATTGGTCTTTCTGGACCAAACCGAGGTGTAAACAACATTGGACTTACTGACATTAATGGAGTAAAAGTTGTCGAAGAACTGATCTCTAAAGCAAAGGAAGGTGGTGGCTTTGTTCAGTATGTAATGCCATTTATTGAAGGTCAGCCTCCATTCCCAAAATTGTCTTATGTAAGACCAATTGATAGATTCCAATGGTATATTGGTTCTGGTATATATATGAAGAGTATCTTTGAAGATTTGGAAGACAAAAGAGATGATTTTGCAGATAAGATTAGAAATCAGATATTATTTTCTTCTCTATCAATAACTGCGATTTTGATAATCCTTTTTTTTGTTATGAAAGCTCAAGGTAATAGAATTAAAACTATTTTGATTGAATTGGAAAACGATCTTAAAAACACTGTCAATAATTCATTTAAAAGAGATAGTTGTTATAAATTCAAAGAGTTTAATCACATTCTAAGTACAGTAAATGGTGTTGTAATCGAAAAAAATGAAGCTGCTAGGTCAGGAGAATCTTTAAAGCTTTTCTTTTCAAAAGTTATTGATTCCACTCCGTCAACACTAATTGTTATAGACGAGGATGGTAATATTAGATACCATAATAATTCTGGTTTTGGTATAAAACTATCTGAAAGCAAAAATCTCTGGAATACAGAAACTTTTATCAGTGAAAGCAATGAAGAGATTTCAAACTTTATTGGATCTTCATTAAACCAGATGACCTTGGATTATCATTGGGACAATAAACATTACAATTTGTTTGTCTATAAAATATTGGTAAATGAAGAATTATTGTATGTGCTGAGATTAGATGATGTAACCGAGATTGTACAAAAAGATGAAAGATTGCATCATTCTCAAAAAATGGAGATGATAGGGACTATGGCTGGTGGTATTGCCCATGATTTCAACAATATTTTAGCCTCTATTTCTGGAAATACTCAACTACTTCTGAGAAAAATTAACAAAAATGAAATTGATATAAGTAACTTTGAGGAGAAGATTAAAGTTATTGATGAATCCGCTCTTAAAGCTTCAGATGTAGTAAAGAGATTGCTGACGTTAACAAGAATCAGTGAAATTAATCTCGAACCTATTGATTTAAACACTTGTGTTGATAATACTATAAAAATTGTCGAATCAATGAGCGACAAACGAGTTAATATTGTTTTTAATGATAAAGTAGATAAAATTTTTATAGCAGGTGATAAGTCTCAGATAGAAACATCGCTTTTGAATATTTTTATTAATGGAATTCATTCAATGACTGATATGAGGAAAAACGATAAGGATAGAGGAGGAACCCTTACCATTAAAACTGGAATTTCTCAACAAGGATTAAACCCAATTTGTTTCGTTTCAATACAAGATGTTGGTGTTGGGATGAGCGAGGAAATCAAAAGTAGAATTTTTGAACCATTTTTTACTACAAAAGGTAGTGGCAGAGGAACTGGACTTGGTTTATCATCAGTGCTCAACATTATCAATCAACATAAAGGCTACATCGATGTTATCTCTGAACCGGACAAAGGAACTAAATTTATCATTTATTTCCCGATGATAGATAAAGCTCCTCAGATAATTGCTGAAGAAAGTAAAGATTCCAAAGATTTATATGGTAAAGTATTGATAGTGGATGACGAGAAGAATTTGCGGGATCTATGTAAAGAGATTTTGGCCGAAAGAGGTTTTTCTGTGTTTCAAGCCGAAGATGGTAATAAAGCCCTGGAAATTTATAAAAAATACAATGGAGATTTTAATCTTGTTTTAACTGATTTGTCTATGCCAAATAGATCTGGAGCAGACCTATTTTGGGATATAATGAAGATTAAAAAGAATCAGAAAATTATTATTATTACTGGGAATATATATGATAGCAGGCTTAGAGCTATTCGTGAAACAGGATTCAATAATTTCTTGAACAAACCTTTTACAATTACTTCTTTGAATGAGATCATAGATGTGGTATATGATTTAAAATGATTAATAGGACTTCCAGCTTAATCGATATAATAAAATTATTTTTCATTTGTGTCAGATTAAGTCTATAGCTA
This genomic interval from Candidatus Delongbacteria bacterium contains the following:
- a CDS encoding GxxExxY protein, which encodes MKFSDLSNKVIGCAIEVHKALGPGLLESTYKQCLAHELTLNNIKFKIEETLPVKYKGIMLDCGYRIDLLIEDEIIIELKSVEEVKGIHKAQILTYMKLSGIETGFLINFNTLRLKEGLYSFKM
- a CDS encoding T9SS type A sorting domain-containing protein, with protein sequence MKKLMFVLLIFLISSLKAEEWNKIYPLDFCEDIRSSHFFDSQNGIAVGDNGLIIKTEDGGKNWTVIESEITQNLKKVAFTDDVTGYAISDGSIYFTVNAGETWYDLISINYIDCDTYGENIYIGNRFSSDYISIFSNYLLVSEFVIPNNYQINNLTCTENYIYCTTTDSHFLKFDRFSFELILDITLDFCIYDGGVITDLDFANDNLGTLSLEKTQFSPYVWFYGYCFTTFDGGETWDITLETSDGIDKVFFSDENNGWALCGVLNGESKQGGVFEFNENSSQYNYSSISCLPDFIDNIVYEMKFIDANNGYVCCSGGDILHSNDGGLTWSGRDNFYSSPIWKIFSYNDEKIWFSGTDGVYLSTDNGNSWNLCDFEVSSYNYCKEMKIFDDGTGYAFFKDKFYYTTNAGDSWDVRNLGFDYISKSQIIDNSTIYINSYQNNSYYLAKSVNFGQDWITLDYNNMKLIDFNFRNALYGFAIFENETQKVLLLTNDGGDSWIHILDLDVNDSDCNRIDLTDELLIISPIKTNDGLSILLTSCFQGKDIKMDWYTQQISNNTNALGINSFEAIDELTAYCTIYSSNSDLSSPLLKSVDGGYNWEPISVADLYGNINDVHFSSPQTGWFSYKNRIYKTLDGGSSDVVEGNEVKEFSITQNYPNPFNPTTTINFTMPKSGKIFISVFDVNGSTVLTEEINSNMGLNSYKFDGTGLSSGIYYYKIKFDSQILAGKMTLIK
- the flgL gene encoding flagellar hook-associated protein FlgL, with amino-acid sequence MRITSNMMQANIKNRLTEQMNKLYKLNDDLSSGERIHKVSDDPFNAGLAIRYDQQIGQTTQWIENADSGREWIAHTTQVLGQVKELTQSVYSKAIQGDNDTITQSEKDTLARLIDQELEEVLKLTNNSYNGKHIFNGDVINAAPFMAVRDEKGMMTSVAVFAGFEDGNPQRPTYVHFQEEEDGSMTGLYLDKNGDLINSISNDSNHNNINIDGSMSRRISSSEIVNIAVNGTDAFMPNGPDGTGDLFTSIIKVRDGLFSGDRDSSGSQIDDLVDAMQNVTAWQSKSGTIYTRLDITKEILETDKIELNDALSRIKDTDIADAMMEYTKNEAVYSMALNVGARIMMTTLADYM
- the flgK gene encoding flagellar hook-associated protein FlgK, coding for MKVNYNSYTINAIMESGRRGLDQARLRMSVTGNNINNVNTEGYSRQGVVTEATTVMQSSNTTYEMSLISSTIRRMRDSFHYQQIIEENPSLGRWEEEHHQLELIEKIMNEPNDGAISNAMDTFFNSWEDLSQDLENQASRTLVRDSGDRLAKQFNIVGTQLSQTKESLNKQIQDEVFEINLLINEIADVNKQITKSQMNTSEFSTLLDRRDKAVSDLSKKMDIKITEKENGDMLIFSNGIVVVEGIDRNQIYTRTDSESNSQLFWDREDNEVQINNGKLKALLNTRDETIPQLEEELNNLVKAIVENVNSIHKESYNLEGNKGYNFFDSSGLDIYTMSLDKNIEESVSYISVSRNQGSHGNSDGAILMSALANERLMDNSTQTFKEYYLGTILTLGNLVNEAERLESVETDFVTFLENKKNEVSQVDADEELSNMIIYQQSYGAAAKLLSKANEMMTVLLSIV
- the flgN gene encoding flagellar export chaperone FlgN, with the translated sequence MEYTLIELLQQNIQTLENLKTVLEDQRKNVMFSNVELFINSIKEEELLLSTLEKQNINYFKIVGKISAEFKLFGKKKVSEIIDYLPENEKIKTKVLSKKVKRLWVEVNSKILENRVLIKKSYTLISKSLTAFKEYTGMNTTYGLSGNYSNFNQPVKRLVDRNI
- a CDS encoding cache domain-containing protein — translated: MKSFSTYVYRNFFITIVISSILILMVLFYEQKFVFEKFQKNMKETSIDKYKMLLDGEVTLVESYINKRIATSDSLMYSRIDGRAQMTFKIVKQIYELHKNNKNLNARSNLVEIIDSLKYNDRYGYIFINDIYGNEIYNPVVNESELKNLQNYKRISSWIINNLKNKLVKTGDNIALEYEWTKSTKDDFNHLKRSRIYYLKELGWYVAYGEYYDENIDELKNELLAFLEKVELAGNRYIFSGNYKGIGLSGPNRGVNNIGLTDINGVKVVEELISKAKEGGGFVQYVMPFIEGQPPFPKLSYVRPIDRFQWYIGSGIYMKSIFEDLEDKRDDFADKIRNQILFSSLSITAILIILFFVMKAQGNRIKTILIELENDLKNTVNNSFKRDSCYKFKEFNHILSTVNGVVIEKNEAARSGESLKLFFSKVIDSTPSTLIVIDEDGNIRYHNNSGFGIKLSESKNLWNTETFISESNEEISNFIGSSLNQMTLDYHWDNKHYNLFVYKILVNEELLYVLRLDDVTEIVQKDERLHHSQKMEMIGTMAGGIAHDFNNILASISGNTQLLLRKINKNEIDISNFEEKIKVIDESALKASDVVKRLLTLTRISEINLEPIDLNTCVDNTIKIVESMSDKRVNIVFNDKVDKIFIAGDKSQIETSLLNIFINGIHSMTDMRKNDKDRGGTLTIKTGISQQGLNPICFVSIQDVGVGMSEEIKSRIFEPFFTTKGSGRGTGLGLSSVLNIINQHKGYIDVISEPDKGTKFIIYFPMIDKAPQIIAEESKDSKDLYGKVLIVDDEKNLRDLCKEILAERGFSVFQAEDGNKALEIYKKYNGDFNLVLTDLSMPNRSGADLFWDIMKIKKNQKIIIITGNIYDSRLRAIRETGFNNFLNKPFTITSLNEIIDVVYDLK